The Litoribrevibacter albus genome segment GGCGATGTTGAGGTTCACTTAGATAGCCCTGATTCATCCTACTTAATGCCTGGCCTTCATGAGTTGGTTTGGTATGCCGTGGATGCAGCGGGTAACCGAAGTGAAGTTCGTCAGTCATTGGCGATTCATCCGTTAATCTCTCTCAGTAACGACCAGATTCAGGCCGAAGGCGCTGAAAGCCGGGTTCAGGTCATTCTGAATGGTGAACCGCCAGAGTATCCATTTACTGTGTTCTTTGATGTTTCGGGCAGTGCAACGGGGCCGAATGGTGAGGGCCAAGATCACAATCTAAGCTCGGGTAGCATTGTTTTTGTAGAGAGTGATTTTGTAGAGAGTGAGTTTGTAGAGAGTGATGACGAGCAGAGCGATGATGAACAAAGTAATGTTCTGCAGAATGGTTCTGAAACTAACATGTTCTCCAAAGACATTACCTTCTCAATTCTTGAAGATAATCAAATCGAAGGCAATGAAACCATCGAAGTTACCCTGACCGGTTCCGGCAACTTCGGTAATAAGACCCGCCATATCACCACAATCTCTGAGAGTAATGTTGCACCGAACGTCACGTTACAGGTGAGTCAGAACGAATCCAACGTACTCATCATTGATCAAGCTTCCGGCTTGGTGGACTTGATAGCAGAGGTCAGTGATTCCAATTCGAACGATTTGCATACAGTAGCCTGGGATTTCTCTGATGATGTTTCACCGATTGTGGTGAGTGAATTACAGCGTCAAATCGAGCCGTCCAACCTGTTACCAGGGACATATTCTGTCACGGTTTCTGTCAGTGACAATGGTTCTCCTTCGCTCAGTAAACAAGTCAGCCTGACTTATCGAATCGTTGATGAACTGGCAACACTGACCTCTCAGGACAGTGATGGTGATGGGGTTTCTGATGTTGAAGAGGGTTGGGCTGATGATGATCTGGACGGTCAGCCAAATTATCTTGATCCAATCGCGATGGATAATGTGATCAGTGAAACCTCCGACGATGGATTGGCGTTCCTGATTGAATCCGATCCTGGTCTCAAGTTGACGCTAGGTGAGCGGGCATTAGCCAATGGCGGACAGGGGGCTCAATTAAACATAGAGCTGTTGCCGGAAGAATTGCAGATGCCAGCAGACAGCATCTCGAATGTAAGTGGCTACTTTGATTTTGTCATAAATGGTCTGTCCGAGTCCGGTCAGAGTGTCAATGTCGTGCTTCCTCAACGGGCGGTTATCCCGGCTGATGCGGTTTACCGGAAGTTTGATGACGGGGTGTGGTTTGACTTTGTGGAAGACGCAAGCAATGGCGTGATGTCTGCGCCAGGTAGTGAAGGCAGTTGTCCTTCCCCTCAGAGCAGTGAATATCAAACCGGACTGAATCAAGGCGATTGGTGTGTTCAGTTGACCATTGAAGACGGTGGTCCTAACGATGCGGATGGTCTGGCAAATGGCAGTATCCATGATCCCGGTGGGGTAGGCCGTTCTGCAAGCTCTAATGTGGACAGCTCAAATGCAGACAGTAGTGATTTAGATACAAATAGTGGCAGTGGAAAAAGCGGTGGGGGAGCTATTCGATACTTACTGATGTTGTTGTTCAGTTTAATAAGTTGTCGATGGGTTGCGTCTAAGTGCTCTGTTTCGTCGGTATCCCGGCGTGATTAAAGTATTCCTGACTGTAGATAGAACTTAACTTTTAAATGGAATTGCAGCGTGAATGTTTGTATGAAGAGAGTACTTGAACGTTTTTTGCTCCCACTATTATCGCTTGCGATGTGTTTGAGCAGTGTCAGTGCCTTTGCCGGAACACCAACGTTTAGCGTGGCGTTCTCTCCCACCACTGTCGCCCCTGGTACGGTCAGTACCATGACGTACACCATCGACAATTCTGCGAACAACGTGGGAGTGAGTAGTCTTACGTTCAGTAATACCTTACCCACAGGAATGACGATTGCCGATCCTTCTGATATTTCAAATACATGTATTAATGGCAGTTACACTGCGGCTTCAGGCAGTGATTCCATTACCTTCAGTGATTATCGATTAGGGCTGGGTGAAAGCTGTACGCTCAGTATGAAGGTTGTTAGCAGTACCGCTGGCTCGCATGTAAATACCACGAGTACTTTGTCCACCAGTCAAGGTAGTGTCGCAGCGGCGAGTGCTACACTGACGGTTGATTCCTCCCGCCCCGGTTTTTCAATGGCATTTTCTCCATCGACGATAGTGCCTGGTAGCACCAGTACTTTAACCTATACCATTGATAACACTTTGAATGGCGCTAATGTTAATTTTTTAACATTTACTCATACCTTACCCACTAACCTGTTGGTTTCGGCTGATCCCTCAGTAAACAACACGTGTACAGGCGGAGTTCTGCCCGCTCAGTTAACCGCGACTCCAAATTCTGGCTCGATCTCATTGCTGTATGGTTATGTAGCGGCAGGCTCTACCTGTTCCATCAGTGTTAATGTAAGTACCAGTAACGCTGGTGTATACATTACTGAAACGGGCGATCTAACTCAGAACAATTCAAACCCGAGTGGCTCGGCAAGCAGTCAGTTAGATGTCGAACCGTCGTTTCTGTTTGCGAACTTTCCTGCATCTGCTTCCCCTGGCAGTTCGGTTACCCTGGAATTTACGATCAATAACCTTGATCGTACCTATGATGCAACTGGCATTACCTTCACGAACGATTTAAATGCGACACTTAGCGGGTTAACGGCGACCGCGTTACCTGCCACTGGTTTTTGTGGTAGTGGGTCAACCCTGACAGGGTCTTCTACGATTACGGTTGCAGGCGCAAACCTGGCTGCGGAGGCGTCGTGTTCCTTTGAGGTGACGGTACTGGTTCCGGCCAATGCCGCTGCCGGGACTTACACCAATACCACCAGCACCGTAAATCTAACGTTAGGTTCTGCAACGACCAAACCCGCCGTCAGTAATAATCTGGTGGTTAAAAAAGCCCCTACCATTACTAGCCAGTTTATTGATGACCCCGTCAGTGCTTCTGGTGATTTCACTCAGCGGTTTGTGATTACCAATACCGATACGGCAAACACAGCAAGTAGCATTTCATTTACTCAGCTCATTGATGATCAATTGGCTGGAACGGTTGTTAAAACGCTACCTGCGGCTAACTCTTGTGGTTCCGGTTCAACGTTTACAGCTGCAAGTAACGGTACGAATATGGTTTTGACTGTCAGTGGGGGTAATCTTGCTGCCGGTGCTAGTTGTACATTTGATGTGATTATGACCGCTCAGGCTGGTGTCACACCTGGCAGCTACGCCTTTACCACAAGCAGTCCTTCTGCTTTTGTCTCTGGTTCGACTGTGTATGGTGTTCCGGCGTCTGACACCCTTGTTGTGGTAGCGGCTCCGGCCTTGCAAGTGTCAATCAACGAAGACTCGACTACACCAGATTCAACTGTTACAACAGATTTCACTTTGAATTACAGCGCCAATGCTACCGCAGATGCCACAGGAGTAGGCTTTACAGTTGATCTGCCTGCGGCCTTGACGGGGATGACCGCAACGCCAACATCCCAAAGTGATATTTGCGGCAGTGGTTCAAGTTTTACCGACAATGGCTCTTCTATATTTACTTTGAGCGGCGCGACGTTATCGCCGGGAGACAGCTGTACTTTTTCCATTACCATGCAAGTGCCGGCGGGTGCAGCACCGGGTACGGTCACTTTGAGCAGCTCCAGTGTGACAGCAACAACGTCTGGCAAGTCTGTCTCTTCTGAAGCTGCCAGCGATACGCTGATCATTACCGGACTGACCCTGAGTAAAACATTTGTAACCGATTCCGTGTTTGCCGGCGACTCTACTGTACTCAGATACACCATCACTAACGCCGCAACCGCCCTGGCTGCAACAAGTATGCAATTCAGCGATGATCTAACGTCTGTCATTTCAACAATGGCAGCGACTTCGTTGCCATCTACGCCTTGTGGTGCCAGCTCCAGTATAACTGGCACAACCACTTTGGCTTTCTCCGGCGGGGAATTGCAGCCAGGCGAAAGCTGTACCTTTGATGTAACAGTGACACTACCTGTAACGGCAACGGAAGGGAGCTATGTCAGTGTAAGTAGTGTAATGACCGCAACCGTTAATAGTGTTAATACCTCGACTAATGGTGCGAGTGCAAATCTTGAGGTTGTTACGTTAAGTGTGCTGTTATCCTCTACGGAGTCATCACCCACGAGTCTCAACCCTATACCTGTCACTGTTTACTTTAGTCGGCCAGTCGTTAATTTTGTGATAAGTGATTTGACGGTGGGTAATGGTTCGGCCACGAACTTTAGCGGTAGTGGCGACACCTACACGGTGGATATCGTTCCCACTGCGGATGGAACGGTCACTGTGGATGTCGCGGCCAATGTTGCGGATGATTCAGTGAATGGGTTGGTGAAAAATACCGCTGCGGCGCAATTATCACGGGAATATACAGCTACACCTGCTACGGTCACTCCAAGCCTGGTGATTTCTTCCCCAAGTGTCAGTGCAACTACGACAGGCCCTGTCACTTACACTGTGACTTATTCGGATGCTGAGACCGTCAATCTTACTGACTCTGCCATAACGCTCAATAATACGGGTACCAATGCTACGGTTACCGTGACCAATGGAGACACCAGTACAGCAACGGTAACGCTCAGTAATATTAGTGGTGATGGTACTCTAGGCATTAGCATTGCGGCTAATTCAGCAAGAAACGGTTCAGAGTTAGCGCCAGCAGCAGGGCCATCCACTACCTTTGTGGTGGATAACACCCAGCCATCAGTAACCATTACCGATGCGTTTGGCGGTTCGGTGAATGCTCCTTTTGAAGCAACGCTGACGTTCAATGAAGATGTGACCGGTTTTGCGATAGGTGACCTGTCGGCCTCTAACGCGTCACTTTCCGGTTTCAATGCTGTCAGTGCATCGGTTTATAAGGTCACTGTAACACCATCCAGTCAAGGCTCAGTGACGCTGGATGTCGCTTCATCCGCAGCGATAGATGCGTTAGGCAACAGCAGTACAGCAGCTCAACATATTGTGACTTATGATACAACGTCCCCCTCATTGTCGATTACGGGCGCTTCGACGCCATATAACGCGCCGTTCACTGCAACCATGACATTTAATGAAGATGTGACCGGCTTTAATGTCTCAGACATCAGTGTATCCAACGCCGCTTTAAGTAACTTTAGCGCTACCAGTGCAGCCGTTTATACCGTGTTAGTGACGCCATCGGCAGAGGGGGTGGTGTCGTTAGATGTCGCGGCAAATGCCGCGCTTGATGCAGCGGGTAATGGCAATACTGTGGCTTCTCAATACAGCGTTACTTATGACAGCACCGCGCCAACGGTCGTGATCACAGGGGGCGCGGCCAATGCCAATGGCGTCTTCACCGCGACCTTTACCTTTAGTGAGGCCGTAGAAAATTTTGTTATCTCTGATATTACGCTTGGCAATAGCACGGTTGATAACTTTGTAACCACCAGCAGCAGTGTATACATGGTAGATGTGACACCAGCAAAAGAGGGTGTGGTTACTTTAGATCTAGCCAATGGCGTTGCCACAGATACGGCTGGAAACGGTAACATCGCCGCAACTCAGTTCAGTACAACCTTTGATCCTGTTATTAGTCTGACAGCCAGTACCAATTCGGTGTCAGAGACCAACGGCAGTGTGACATTAACGGCTTCTTCCAACGTGGCTGCGGGCGCAGACATCACGGTCAATCTGGTGTTGAGCGGTACGGCCTCTAACGGTACCGATTATGCCGTGGGCGCCACCAGTCTGCTTATTCCTGCAAACCAGAGCCAAGCGACAACGACGGTGACGATAACATCGGATACTGTGGTGGAAGGCAATGAAACTTTGATCGTTGATATTGCCAGTGTTTCAGGCGGGGCGACTAACAGTGCAACGGAAAATGGCACTCAGCAGCAAACGGTAACCATCGTTGATGACGACAGTGTTGCCGTTACTTTAACCGCCAGTACCAGTTCTGTTGCTGAAGCGGCAGGCTCCAGTACGTTAACCGTGACTTTGGATAAGACGACCTTTGAAGACGTCGTTGTAAATTTGGGTTATAGCGGCACGGCCACCAGTGGTGGTGATTACACTACGTCGGCAAGCTCTCTAACCATTGCTTCCGGTCAGACAACCGGTACGGTCAGCTTGACGGCCACGTCGGATTCCACCGTAGAAGTAGCTGAAACCATCGTGGTTGATATCACCGGAGTGAGTGGCGGTCTTGCCAGTGAAAGTGGTAATCAACAGCAAACAGTGACCATTATTGACGATGACAGTGTTGCTGTTACCTTAACTGCAAGTGCCAGTACCATTGCAGAAGCAACAGGTACCAGTACCTTAACTGCGACCTTGGACAAAGCGACGTTCGAAGATGTGACGGTGAGCCTGGGTTATACCGGTACTGCGACCAGTGGCAGTGATTACACAACGTCTGCTTCAATAACTATTTCTGCCGGACAAACCACAGGCTCGACTACTCTGACGGCAGTCTCGGATACGATGGTTGAACCGGATGAAAATATCGTGGTGGATATCACTGGCGTGAATGGCGGTTCAGCCAGTGAAAGTGGAAGCCAGCAACAAACGATCATCATTACCGATGATGATGACAGTGCCACCGTTTCTTTATCCGTGAGTAACAATACGATTGCAGAAGCGGCTGGTACCAGTACGTTAACCGCGACCTTGGATAAGGCAACCTTCGAAGATGTGACGGTCAGCCTTGGGTATACCGGCACCGCTAGCAATGGCAGTGATTACACAACCTCAGCAAGCTTTATTACTATCGTTGCCGGTCAAACTACAGGTTCGATCATTCTGACAGCGGCATCGGATACCTCAGTCGAAACAAATGAAACCATCATTGTGGACATTGCAGGGGTGAGTGGCGGTTCGGCCAGTGAGAGTGGTACTCAACAGCAAACGGTCACCATCACTGATGACGACAGTGCGTTGGTTACCCTAACCGTCAGCGACAGTTCGATTGCTGAAGCGGCAGGTACCAGTACAGTGACTGCCGTTTTGGATAAGGCAACCTTCGAAGATGTAACGGTCAGTCTGGGATATACCGGCACTGCAAGCAGCGGCAGTGATTACGAAGTACCGGCTGGCGCTATTACCATCTCTGCCGGTCAAATCTCTGGCTCGACCCTCTTGACCTCGATGGCGGATTCTTTAATAGAAACGGATGAAACCATCATTGTTGATGTTACTGGCGTAAGCGGTGGCTCAGCCAGTGAAAGTGGTGCTCAACAGCAAACAGTGACCATCACAGATGATGATTCTGTAGCTGTTACATTAGCGGTAAGTTCGAATTCCATTGCTGAGGCGGCAGGCATCAGCACCTTAACTGTCACCTTGGGCAGTTCTACGTTTGAAGATGTTGTTGTCAGCTTAGGGTACACAGGTACGGCAAGCAGTGGCAGTGATTACTTAACACCATCAAGTACGATCACCATTCCTGCAGGTCAGACTGAAGGTACAGTTTCGTTGACCTCGATTTCTGATACGTCTGTTGAAGCCGATGAAACCATCATTGCTGATATCACCGGTGTCAGTGGTGGTTCGGCCATTGAACGCAGTCCTCAGCAACAAACGGTCACCATTGTCGATGACGACAGCTCGGTGGTCGTGTTAACGGTAGACAATAGTTCTATTGCAGAGACTGGCGGTTCCAGCACGTTAACAGCAACCTTGGATAAAGCAACCTATGAAGCTGTGGTAGTGAGTCTGGGCTATACCGGCACTGCAACTAGCGGCAGTGATTACGTGGCGTCGACTAACTCCATTACCATCGCGGCAGGTCAAACCACGGGTACTGCGACACTGACAGCTACTTTCGATACTCTGGTTGAAGCGAATGAAACCATCATTGTGGACATTACCGGGGTGAGTGGTGGTTTCGCCAGCGAAAGTAATACACAACAGCAAACAGTCACCATTAATGATGATGACAGTGCGACCGTCAGGTTATTGGTCAGTAACACTTCTATCGTGGAAGCGGCGGGCGCCAGTACCATAACCGCGATTCTGGATAAATCGACCTTTGAAGATGTCGTGGTTAGCCTGGGGTATAGCGGCACCGCCAGTAGCAACGATTATGTGATGTCGGAAGAAACGATTACTGTCTCAGCAGGCCAAACGATTGGTACGGTTACGTTAACCGCAGTTCAAGACACTACTGAAGAAACCGATGAGAGTGTCATCATAGACATCACCGGAGTCAGTGGCGGTTCTGTCAGTGAAGATGGGACTCAGCAACAAACCGTGACCATCAGTAATGACGATAATGAAACCGGCAGCGATGTAGCGACGGTCGATGAAGGCAATAGCATTCAGATCGATGTGTTAGCCAATGATCAGGGGCCGGGCAGTACCTTAAACCCTGCAAGTGTCAATATTTATACAGCGGCTTCAAACGGTTCAACCAGTATCAATACGGCCAACGGTTTCATCACCTATACACCAAAAGCGGACTTTAGTGGGGTCGATACCTTTGCTTATGTGGTCAATGATTTACAAGGGAATACGTCTGCACCTACGACGGTGACCGTTACTGTTAATAATATTAACGATGCGCCTGTGGCGGTGAACGACACTGCCATTATTCAGGAAGATAACTCGTTAACCTTGGATGTTTTAGCGAATGATGTTGATGTGGACGGTGCGGATGATATCAACCGTCTGACCCTGGCTGTGGTGACACAAGCAACGCATGGGCAGGCCAGTGTGGTTGATGGAAGTATTCTCTATGTACCAGAAACGAACTACAACGGCAGCGACTTATTTAGCTATAGGGTTGAGGACAATGCCGGGGTAGAGTCGAACATTGCTACGGTCAGTATTAATGTCACTGGCTCGAACGATGCACCTGCTACTCAAAGTGATTCGGCGGTTACCGATGAAGACACAGCCGTCACAATTGCTGTGTTGGATAATGATACGGACGTTGATGGTCAATTGGAGGTGAATAGTGTTGCTATGGTCGCTCAAGCGGCTAATGGTATAGCTGAAGCTCAAACGGACGGCACCATCATTTACACACCTAATGACGACTTCTATGGGGTGGATACCTTCACCTACACAGTGAAAGATGTTGAAGGTGCGGTATCCGCTGCAACGGAGGTTGCAGTCACCGTTCAAGGGATCAATGATGCCCCTGTCGCCGTTGATGACGTTGCGATCATACTTGAGGATAACAGTTTTGACATCAACGTAGTGGGTAACGATATTGATGTGGATGACAACCTGGATGTGTCCAGTTTGGTGGTGGTCAGTTTGCCAACCAATGGGACCGTTACTTTCAACAACGGCATGTTGAATTACACTCCAGCGGCTGAATTCGGTGGTAACGACGCCTTCAGTTATACCGTCAGTGACCTCGATGGAGTTACGTCGAATGTTGCAACGGTGACCATCACGGTTAATCCAGTGAATGACATGCCATTAGCCAATGATGATGTTGCCAACACCGAAGAAGATACGGTGATAAGCATCGACCTGTTGGCTAACGATCAGGACATCGATGGTACTTTAGATCCGGCCAATATCACTCTGGTTCAAGTAAACAACGGCCAGGTTGTTATAGACACTACGACAGGGGTTGCGACTTATACTCCAAATGCCGACTTTAACGGTGTAGATACATTCCTTTATCGTGTAAACGACAATGAAGGCGGGGAGTCGAACACGGCAACGGTAACGATACAAATATCGAGCGTAAATGATGCACCGATCATTTCAGGTACGCCTTTAACGACGGTTCTGGAAGGTGGGGAATATCGTTTCGTTCCGGATATAACAAATGTGGATGATGACTCGCTGACCATTACGGCAACGAATGTGCCTGGTTGGTTAACCTTTGATTCAATCACTGGTGAACTGATCGGAACGCCGAATGTGGGGGACGCAGGCAGCTACTCTGACATTGAATTGCAGGTTACTGATGGCGAGTTTACCTCTGCATTGGCTGCCTTCTCGATAGTCGTGGTTGGTGATAATGATACCGATGGCATCGCGAAC includes the following:
- a CDS encoding tandem-95 repeat protein is translated as MKRVLERFLLPLLSLAMCLSSVSAFAGTPTFSVAFSPTTVAPGTVSTMTYTIDNSANNVGVSSLTFSNTLPTGMTIADPSDISNTCINGSYTAASGSDSITFSDYRLGLGESCTLSMKVVSSTAGSHVNTTSTLSTSQGSVAAASATLTVDSSRPGFSMAFSPSTIVPGSTSTLTYTIDNTLNGANVNFLTFTHTLPTNLLVSADPSVNNTCTGGVLPAQLTATPNSGSISLLYGYVAAGSTCSISVNVSTSNAGVYITETGDLTQNNSNPSGSASSQLDVEPSFLFANFPASASPGSSVTLEFTINNLDRTYDATGITFTNDLNATLSGLTATALPATGFCGSGSTLTGSSTITVAGANLAAEASCSFEVTVLVPANAAAGTYTNTTSTVNLTLGSATTKPAVSNNLVVKKAPTITSQFIDDPVSASGDFTQRFVITNTDTANTASSISFTQLIDDQLAGTVVKTLPAANSCGSGSTFTAASNGTNMVLTVSGGNLAAGASCTFDVIMTAQAGVTPGSYAFTTSSPSAFVSGSTVYGVPASDTLVVVAAPALQVSINEDSTTPDSTVTTDFTLNYSANATADATGVGFTVDLPAALTGMTATPTSQSDICGSGSSFTDNGSSIFTLSGATLSPGDSCTFSITMQVPAGAAPGTVTLSSSSVTATTSGKSVSSEAASDTLIITGLTLSKTFVTDSVFAGDSTVLRYTITNAATALAATSMQFSDDLTSVISTMAATSLPSTPCGASSSITGTTTLAFSGGELQPGESCTFDVTVTLPVTATEGSYVSVSSVMTATVNSVNTSTNGASANLEVVTLSVLLSSTESSPTSLNPIPVTVYFSRPVVNFVISDLTVGNGSATNFSGSGDTYTVDIVPTADGTVTVDVAANVADDSVNGLVKNTAAAQLSREYTATPATVTPSLVISSPSVSATTTGPVTYTVTYSDAETVNLTDSAITLNNTGTNATVTVTNGDTSTATVTLSNISGDGTLGISIAANSARNGSELAPAAGPSTTFVVDNTQPSVTITDAFGGSVNAPFEATLTFNEDVTGFAIGDLSASNASLSGFNAVSASVYKVTVTPSSQGSVTLDVASSAAIDALGNSSTAAQHIVTYDTTSPSLSITGASTPYNAPFTATMTFNEDVTGFNVSDISVSNAALSNFSATSAAVYTVLVTPSAEGVVSLDVAANAALDAAGNGNTVASQYSVTYDSTAPTVVITGGAANANGVFTATFTFSEAVENFVISDITLGNSTVDNFVTTSSSVYMVDVTPAKEGVVTLDLANGVATDTAGNGNIAATQFSTTFDPVISLTASTNSVSETNGSVTLTASSNVAAGADITVNLVLSGTASNGTDYAVGATSLLIPANQSQATTTVTITSDTVVEGNETLIVDIASVSGGATNSATENGTQQQTVTIVDDDSVAVTLTASTSSVAEAAGSSTLTVTLDKTTFEDVVVNLGYSGTATSGGDYTTSASSLTIASGQTTGTVSLTATSDSTVEVAETIVVDITGVSGGLASESGNQQQTVTIIDDDSVAVTLTASASTIAEATGTSTLTATLDKATFEDVTVSLGYTGTATSGSDYTTSASITISAGQTTGSTTLTAVSDTMVEPDENIVVDITGVNGGSASESGSQQQTIIITDDDDSATVSLSVSNNTIAEAAGTSTLTATLDKATFEDVTVSLGYTGTASNGSDYTTSASFITIVAGQTTGSIILTAASDTSVETNETIIVDIAGVSGGSASESGTQQQTVTITDDDSALVTLTVSDSSIAEAAGTSTVTAVLDKATFEDVTVSLGYTGTASSGSDYEVPAGAITISAGQISGSTLLTSMADSLIETDETIIVDVTGVSGGSASESGAQQQTVTITDDDSVAVTLAVSSNSIAEAAGISTLTVTLGSSTFEDVVVSLGYTGTASSGSDYLTPSSTITIPAGQTEGTVSLTSISDTSVEADETIIADITGVSGGSAIERSPQQQTVTIVDDDSSVVVLTVDNSSIAETGGSSTLTATLDKATYEAVVVSLGYTGTATSGSDYVASTNSITIAAGQTTGTATLTATFDTLVEANETIIVDITGVSGGFASESNTQQQTVTINDDDSATVRLLVSNTSIVEAAGASTITAILDKSTFEDVVVSLGYSGTASSNDYVMSEETITVSAGQTIGTVTLTAVQDTTEETDESVIIDITGVSGGSVSEDGTQQQTVTISNDDNETGSDVATVDEGNSIQIDVLANDQGPGSTLNPASVNIYTAASNGSTSINTANGFITYTPKADFSGVDTFAYVVNDLQGNTSAPTTVTVTVNNINDAPVAVNDTAIIQEDNSLTLDVLANDVDVDGADDINRLTLAVVTQATHGQASVVDGSILYVPETNYNGSDLFSYRVEDNAGVESNIATVSINVTGSNDAPATQSDSAVTDEDTAVTIAVLDNDTDVDGQLEVNSVAMVAQAANGIAEAQTDGTIIYTPNDDFYGVDTFTYTVKDVEGAVSAATEVAVTVQGINDAPVAVDDVAIILEDNSFDINVVGNDIDVDDNLDVSSLVVVSLPTNGTVTFNNGMLNYTPAAEFGGNDAFSYTVSDLDGVTSNVATVTITVNPVNDMPLANDDVANTEEDTVISIDLLANDQDIDGTLDPANITLVQVNNGQVVIDTTTGVATYTPNADFNGVDTFLYRVNDNEGGESNTATVTIQISSVNDAPIISGTPLTTVLEGGEYRFVPDITNVDDDSLTITATNVPGWLTFDSITGELIGTPNVGDAGSYSDIELQVTDGEFTSALAAFSIVVVGDNDTDGIANTEDTDDDNDGMSDEFELANGFNPFDPADAEEDADNDGLSNREEALQSSNPLLDDQAPIFTLPVPLEFNATGLLTQLSDLEPPTAIDGLDGEVAVNLLGTSPPALAPGRNQVTWYATDAAGNRAEVQQQVDIHPLVSLSSGQVVGEGASGQIRVFLNGEAPDYPITISYILEGSADSNDHNLSAGSITLDEGELTKGIPFEITLDNVIEGTETLDVVLTGEGNIDAHNRHTLTIVENNVAPRVELAVTQSGVNRLIFEQGGGVVDFTATVNDPNPADQHTVEWVFSDDVSDDAVSDLQHQIDPAELLPGLYNLVLRVTDNGLPALTNEVSFSYRVVETLAVLSETQDSDGDGIVDADEGWADDDQDGQPNYLDAIDLPNVLNSSADDGFTFLLEADPDVTLVLGDRALSNDGRGAKLVTDELSEEMALPDDGFDNLSGYFDFIVNDLPEIGQSVNIVIAQQSSIPANAVYRKYDDVWFTFVEDADNSLMSAPGEEGFCPPPGDGSYRAGLNEGDWCVQLTIEDGGPNDADGVSNGSIHDPGGVGVAGKKVIRSSGSGGGSIDIPWMLLLLGLFGLYGVRRTRKP